In Styela clava chromosome 10, kaStyClav1.hap1.2, whole genome shotgun sequence, the sequence TGTTTATAACCTATTCCTGTCAGTtgtaatttaaatcaaattgatattttcaattatatttttatctttatagAAAGACATTGCTGATACATTGAACAGCACCAAGGAAGCAAACTCAGTTTTACAGAAGTAAGTTGTATCTGATGTTGACTGAAATAATACCAGCCTTAATAATTTTAGCCAGAGCCATTTATTGATATGTTTCAAATGTATTAATATAAAGACTTCAATTTGAACTCAAATATTGTGAACTCCCAATGCTTGAGATGGcaacattttaaaatacttCATGAAAAAGAGTTAGCTATATTGAAAGGACTGAATTGAAACCCTTGCTAAGTATAATTTGGCTTTTGCCATTGATTTGCAATCAATTACGACTCAGGACAAGACTATGTTGgcattaataataatatacgcATGTATCAGGAGAATATCCGTCTCATTTTTGAATTGTTTATAAGCTTCTAATTACTAATGAGAATGGGTATTCAATATTCATGCTGCTTAATTATTGAGAACTGTTATTGATGTCGGCATAGTTTTAAGAGACTGTATGCTTGGCGTTTCTATTTCGCTGTTGGCTCATATTTTATAACAATCGTTTCAATGTCACAGAGTGACTTTCTACATTTTTGATCAGCTTTTCAATATCAATGCTTTGAATAATCTTGATATCCCATCCTCCTTCTATTATCACTTTGTAACATTCATGAGTATGATTGttacatcagtggttcccaCCGCTTTTACACACTTATCCCCCTTCACCcattttgaaacttttcattACTCCAATACTATGCATAAATATTCAACTTCACCGGGTCATGAGATTGTGATGCATACACAGAAGAACACTGTGGGTTTTGTACAGATGGAATAGTACAAAGTGTGTGCATAAAAGCATATTATAATAATAGCCTactaaataattcaaaaatattattactaGGAGGCACAAATACAATTTTCTCTcccaaaatgataaaatttctcCTTTGAGATAGAACCCTTCCGTGTTGGGAAATGCTAGATTATGCCAGGTAAAAGTGGTTCTGCTTGGTAAAATTAGACTAAATTTTGAAGTAAACTCAAAGTTTAGTCTTTATAAAAAGGGATGTATGAGTAGTTTTTTTCCTGTATCATAATATCTCCATTGGTCAatatgagaattttttttttatgatattttatccTACAGTGGGCTTCAAAATTCCTTGACAATGTAACATGATCTTCTTGCTTTTCAGAGCGTTTCTCTTAGTTATCAACAACTACTTGTAATgttttattgtattattttacGCTTTATTTGTCTCTAGATCGAgaagaaaagaaaatattaGTACAACAATTGGAAAAGCACTTGGAATCACTAACACGGCAGAGTTGACAGAAGgtgatattattaaatatatttatgactaTAAAAATGAATGCACCTCTCCATTccaaataatttgttttaaacTCTTCTGTAGCCTATGTGACTGTGAACTTAGCGTCATAGGATTATCTTGGGGTAATAACCTCAACCACATTATCTTAAACTGACATGATTTTTTTAAGAAACAGGACATTGCTTGACATCTTGTCACACCTGGTCCTTCATGTGAAAAACAAtggttcaaaatttaaaaaatgttctttaaaattttcagaggAACTTCATTCAGAATTGATAACAGCAGAATGTCTTTTCTTTCGCTCAGCATTGACTTTTATTCAGGTATAGTTTTCGTTTTTAGATTTCCATTTCCATGATATTCTCGCTATCTCAATGTAACTAACTGTACAACAACATATGGTACTTTACAAGTgccaataaaacaaattttttttgctgaTGAATGAATtcttatcataaaaaaatttcgaaaaaatgaAACTGCACATTGGCATGGAAATTCCTTTAAATCTACTttgcttttaaaatattcaattctttGTTCTCTCAAAGGAAATCATGGCTTATTGAGGCACGTCCTTCgtgtgtttttatttatatacacgAGGATTTCTGTCTGAGTTTCATCATAGCTGAATCCTTACATAACATCTGGTCTGTTAATAAGATCTTTTTTCATTGGAGTCTGAATCTTATTACTCCAAAGTCAGAGtcagtataaaaaaaaataatatctcGTTGAGTCTTGTTTGGGAATTGAAGTTGGAATTCCTTACCTTATATTGGGATGAACGAAGTCCAAATTTTCTGCCAATTttttaccggtaccggtatattcaACTACCGGTattcttgttaatttttttagccTAGTTTTTGAAAGTATGGGCTAATCCTATACCACCCACTGATAACCAGACAATACTATAGGCCTATCTCCTTTCTGCATCTATAAGACATTTATGTCCATGTTTTTCACAGGATGAAAATATGATCAGTTTTATCAAAGGTGCCTTGAAGATTCGTCAATGTTATCAGATTTATAATTATTGCCATAAAATACTCGGTAAATTGAATTGGAAGGAAGATGAAATGCTGAGACATTTTGCTGGGGGTGTTTTCCTTGGATGTGGTGCTTTCAATGTGGTAtgctatatttaaaaatttatttgatatcGTAGTCGTTTGTGATACCTGAAGACAGCAGTCTGAAAAACTTGAACTGTGAATCGAGTCAAAATTAtttctattcaatatttctttGATTAAAACATTAACTGATTTTAAAATCTTCGCTCTGAATGTAGTAGTTGGGTATGTGAATCTGACTTGGCTTGGTGGTGGACGGCACATTGTGCTAAAAATTAGGAACATATTTGCCATCGCACCACTGATCACCACGCTTGGGTTCTCAGGTTCAAAACCCCATAGGGAGATATTATGTGCGAGATGATTGCTGGTCTCCTGACCATTACAGGGGGGATAACATTACCTGGATATAGACTTCCTCCACATCAAAATCCATACTTGTAGATGTAGAACAATTAACTGGTTGACTATCCCATAATCCTGGACtggtataaaaataaatgaccaTGGTtcttcgtcatatgattaatttgTTGTTTGTCGTCTTTTCTCTCCCATTtatcataaaaatgaaaatcatatcTATACGGTCATGTTCTATGAATTTATGTGGTGGATTGACCAACTGAGACTTCAATATTCAGAATCTATCAGAATTTTTTCTGTAGGTTCATTAGTACCTGAATTAGACAATGAAGTGCTGTAGTTTCTTTGCTTTTAGGCtggaaaatattcttttttatttagttcATGTCGGTGTTACCCCCAAGAATAATCACTCTCTTGGAATGGGTCGGCTTTACTTGTGATAAAAAGCTTGGATTTCAACAACTGATGTCAGCATATGAAGAGGATAATCTTCGGTCAAGTCTTGGTGCGCTGTATCTCCTAACCTATCATCTGTTTATTGCGCAAATAACAGGTTTGTAATGCTACTATGTTCGGTAAGATTGGGATTGAGTTTGAACTGCTTGAAGTCTCTGATAAACTAAAATTTACGGAGTATAATGTACCAACTTAGATTGTCCATAAGTTTGCTCAgtgatgagtctcctttataAATGAGTTGGTGTttgtgactttgctttgagcaaattctctAAAATGCATTGTGTACCGATAAATCATACTTCGTTTGGATCCAGCATTGATATCTTGGATGTCCAAGACATGCATACTGAATTTTTGAATACGAtcaaaattgattatattcaaatacTCTTGTTTCTagaagtttgaaatattttccgtTTTTGGGATTCACAATTAATTTATTGCTTATGATTAGTCTGAATGAATCGGATTTACAGAAAAATCATGGATTCTGTATATATTATATGCTTAATTTGAGATTAATCgagatttgacaaaaaattatacaaaaaatattttgataggCCTATTAAGAAacacttttttcaaaaatgactgTGGAATTTCTGTAATTAAGTTTTTTCCACTGGCTTTAGCATCAATGAATCATTGATTCGATACTTCAGTCACATTCATTTTTCATTGTTGTAATTTGTGAAATTATTGATTAGTTTATAGGGATTGATCCAAGTactgattttttatttcaacaatatGTTTAATCCCACTGAGAATTAGTGTGTATTGTCATCTTGTTATGGAGAACCAATCAATATGATTATATTGCAAAGTGGATCAATTTGGTATAAAGTTGGaacttttgttcaaattttgttttgcaataCAACCTCTGGCAATTTATAGATGTTTTCTATAGATGGGAATGTTATTGTAATTGTTATTATGATTTCCGATTCTTTCACAAATAGAAAATTGTAATAGCAAGAATATAAATTcccaaaatatcaaattattttctaaaataaaaaataaatagtcaTTGCTGAAAACAGTTGTCCTTAAAATGGATAAGAAAAATCTGTTTTTATTCACaggtattttttcttttattttgccTCTCTTGCTAAGAGTTCCGGTGCCATCATAAAATTTATCTGATCTATTCAGAATTTAAAATGCTATTTTCTGCTGATATACCTGTGTTTGCCCAAGGAATATTTCTACCTTATGCATTACAAAAATCATAAGGTCtatttcaaatttgcaaatttaaaatattgtctCGAATGGTGTTCAATCAACTCTCGCACACACATACACATGTAACTTCACAACCGCATTTTGCAGAATTCTCGTAAGTTTGCAGAATAGGTCATTGACACAGCATGTTATTCTTGCTACAGTTCAGTcagttgataaatatttgattaccaTGATTTTATCTCGATGACTtgattattaattataaatcaCTCTCACACAGCACTGTTTTAACTTCGGGCAATATACTTTTTAATGATAATATATTGATAAAGAGATTGAATTATATACCCTTTCACTTGGATCTCTTTTGACACCAAGCACATACTATGGATGATATTGTCTGCATCAGACTATACtaatatttcagaataaaaacCAAACATGAGCTAATATTCTAGCTATGAAGTTGTCATCATTAGATAAGACTCTGACTGTCATCTTATGACACATCCCACTTTAAAAGTTAATAACATTTGGAAATTTAGTATTTGGTTACATCCTGATATGTAATTCATACTTAATAAAATAGTAGTATTGATGTTGAAAATATAGTTTACAATCTCAGTACTGAAAACTTGCAGTGAAAACACTTTTCAATACTAGACCCAAATTGTGATATTGGTCTCTATATGCCACTCTATATGTCTCAAGGAAACTCACTATGATTTTGAGACGTGTACATAGCTACTTGGATTTGAATTAAATTAGGACAAACTATATCTTGTATGACGAATAAGAAATCATTTACATAACAAGTGAAAAATATCAGTGATTTATAAAGacttttttattattgctttttatatcaataaatttttcaaatatttgatatcTTAAATTTTTGTACCTGTCTCTCTAATGGTCTGCAAATATTTTAGGAAAACCGCTTTCAtgttttaatattgaaaatggCCTGTTATGCTGTTTTATATTAACTTTGTGGTTTGTATGAAAATATCGTTTGTTTGACTTATTTGTCAATCTTAAATTTGTCAATGAATCCGAACGATACTTGGGGCCTGTTTTGCAAAGCAATGCTTTGCTCTGCAGgctaatatatttatttaacaagCCTcactaaaataattaaaatcaaattatgAAGTGGTTCAAATATCTTATctcaaaatttaacaaatttttttccatCAATTTTTGTCTGACCTAAGTCAGGTTTTtgtcgaaaattttttttgaaggtGTGATGCAAGATATATTATAAGcttgggataggatttacatatttatatagCACACAACGAATAGCATATTTTCTCAATGCAAGGCCACCCACACTCACTCAAGAACAAAGATATTGAAGTTATTATCGCTAAATTGGCAAGAGCTTAGTTTCATCTAGAAAAAGTTTCCATTTTATGGGTTTTTTCCATCCATTAACTATGACAGATCATCAGATCATTGGCATAAGGATGATAAGGTACTTTTACTAACAAGAAACACCGAGTAAGAATAATAATGCTCTTATAAAGGTTACTCATATTTTTCCTGCCCTCAAGCTTTCTTGACTTCTGATCTTGATTTGAAGAATTAGTGAATTTGTTTTTAGTTGCTCATGATGAGGATCTCGAAGTTGCTGAAAGAATTTTAGATGTGATGTTGAAGCAATATCCAAGTGGAGTTTATTTCTTGATGTTTAAAGGAAGATTGGAAGAAATCAAAGGAAATTTCACTGAGGTTTGTGCCTTTcagttatataatattttatatttctttgtgAACAGAAAAAACAAGGGTGGGCACTTGACTACAATGGCATCGCGATTCGCAGGGTAATTTCTTGGGTTCGGATCCCATACCCACCACCTTACTTACCCAGGGTGTAATGAATTGGTTAGGCAATGCGGAATCATCTGGTCCTTTTAAAATAAAGCAGTGGTTGATtgcacagagccttgttcagagtgaacagtgtataaaagaaaacttaagttttatataatattgttatttgtctcaaGACAATGCTGTgatcattaaaaaataataaatttttttagaattttgaatTCTATGTTACTCTCTATAACAGGCATCAACATGGCTCGTAAAATCAAGTTCCACTCAACAAGAATGGAAACAATTATCTCACCTATGCTACTGGGAATTGATGTGGTGTCACTCATTCAAACTAGAGTGGGAAGAAGCAAGAAAATATGCAAATTTACTCAGGTGAAACCTTGATTTAGATTTTTAAAGTTTTGCTGTTTACATTAGAAAACATTACTGTAATATGACTTGAAAATTggcttgatttttaatattttagtcaaaAGGTACTTTTTTTGTTGAGTCTGATCTGTAAATGTTTATGTTTCGGCagtgttttgaacttttttaaaacTCAACAAAAGTCAACGGTAATGTTGACGACAGCGTTAACAACATTAATAAACCTTGTTTAGCAGTGATCTAGGAGTACTGAATTTAAGCGGCCGGGATATTGCTTTATTTCCAACTATTATTAATAATAGTTGAGCCATGTTAAAGGTAACTCAATAAGTCATCATGTTCCAGATTCAAATATcatatcaattttcaaataatctgttaaattattcataaacaaaagcctatataaaaatttaaatctgtaTTGAAATAGGGGATCTCCCTTTTTAACCATCTATATTAGGCATGCATTGGACATATGGGTTGATTTTGCGGAATTGTCGTTGTTAATAATAAATCGCTTTTGAATTATTAGACCTAGCAATTTCCAATTTTCAGTACTTATTGAAGTTGAAGCCACTGAAAGCTTTTTTCTAGTTTTTtcacataggtttcagtctcttcgcacaacttgatgtaaagtaggcgaacagaattagttacctccatattgatacatatacttctggagtgcgccttcttttccatatatttgaacattgctctcttgttttaggAAAGAAAGCAAGTGGTCACCTGCTATTTACACGTATCTATGTGCTATCTTTTTGTATATGCAAGATGATAAATCTGAAGAGAAGAAAAAGGAGATTGATGATTTTATGAGgtaagtttgttttttattgaaggGCTGACGTTTAAtagaaaattgattttgcatTTATCCCAGAGTAGCTTTGAAAGCTTCAATTAAGTTTATGTTATTGGTAGGTATGGTAAAATTAAGTTATTTAGTATTCTGAATACGctcttattaaaataaaatttccaaattaggAATCGTATATTCATTATATGGAATATAACCAACTTTGAAtgtatcaaatatttgattcaatttagctataattgctaaattaatatataaagtaaAAAGTGAAATGATTTTTCCACTTTACAGTGCCAcagtatttttgatatttattgtaATAACGTCTAAGAGTTCGATTCTGAACTTTGGGGTGTGGCACATCATGCTAAACGCTAGGAATATCCTCACCACTGCACCTCTGAGTACCTTGTGTGTGTTCGTAGGTTTGAAACTATTGGGGTTAATTAGGTGCAACAGGATTGCTGGACTTGCTGTCGTAGGGTGTTTCATGTAATATTCAACCTCATACTGATTGAATTTCCCtatgaattttttattcaattgaattatatttttcagttcttttgaacattttacatgaataatttaaaacagaCTTTGTTCTAAATGAATAATTTCAGTTCATTGTTAAGATtacaaaatagtttttttctCTGCAGCGTGAGGTTAATATGTATAAAGTTTGTATTATTCTGTCTATATTGTTTACTGGCtgcttttgaaatataattttgccaGCCTCATGTTTGAGTTAACTCAAGCCTGCAATCCTATTTTATTatgtaaatataataaattatttgcaCAAAATTCATGTTATATTGGTAGACACAAAGTGGGATCGTCTTTCTAAATTGCTGTTGTTGACATGCTGAAACTTTTTCAGAGTTTAATCATAAATTATGATTCGTAATTTCCAGGCAGGTTCCAGATTTAAAGCAACGTATTGCCGGGAAGAGCTTTCCAATGGAAAAATTTGTTGCAAGAAAATCAAGAAAGTACTTTGAGCAAGGAAAAAGACTAGTAATGCCTGCTCAGGTATGGGTAAAGGACAGGCActataataacataattttttgattacctAGTTCCATATTTTATGGACCATAAGGCGGGAACACCACCAATGAATTGCTTTGATTGGGGTTTTGTCTGTACAAAAGGCGCACTGAGCTGGAAGTCGAAACTGTTACTGGTTTAGAGTGCAGGCAATAAAGCTTTATCTTACCCATGCATCAGATGCACCGCTTTATGAGGTGCGCGgtcaattttgtgaaaaaggaGATTTAAATTATGGCCGTAAAATACGGTACCTCTCAATCGGtctcaaatgaaaaattttgtgaTCCTTTCGAGATTTCTCATTCTCGACAAGATTTGAAGTTGTGAATCAACACAGGCTAAGCAGTAGTGTTAGTCTGTGCTTATTCCTATTCATCACCATTATGCGATACTTGGATGAATTTACGAATATGTTGTTGGTATTGATGTTTAGGAAATGTTGTTTGTATGGAACGGGATGGCAATGCTGGAAGGCAATCCTGAATGCAATAAGAAACATTTAGCTGTTGTCCATGAAGAAAGAGAAAAATTAGATAAACTGAAAGCAGAACAAGAGAAAAAAGATAAAGAAAACGGTAAGAACTGGATAAATTTTTGAGATGAATTACAGTGGATTGAGAACAAAATAGAAACCTTGATCCTACTCCCATAAATCTAATTCCGCAGCATTTGTTGTTCTTTTTGGTCAATTTCTCACTGCTGTTTTAGTTTTAGTGTAAAATTTCATGTACTTTTATAAACGAAATATAAACATGGAAATGTTACTATGTTGCTGTTGAAATTGCAACGATTCCTcacatatatttttgtttgcttATGAGTATTCATTTAAGGAAGGGGTTCCCAAACGGCGTCCCGAtttaacgatttaaaatggcccgtcGAACATGAGTGAAATAGGTGACCTTTAACCATAAATAAATACCAATACGTTTAACACTTTGTGtttacctttttgcgttctagataccgccaattgttacatcattatcacactttaagcacgtgtatattcgtaacaaatCAATTATatcggtatcttatgtatacatACCGGTATTATGATTACATACCGCAGTATATTAGGTATCGGCCCTATATTAAAAAAGCTTATCAAAGATGTCAAAGAATGAAAACTAGACACTGAAAATAGACGTTTTTTAGATAAATAACAGCAttattatatttctttattgaaaataatcaaatttcagcgatttgtcttccttgCCAACAAACTATTctagttctgaaggaatacaacattaggTGCCATTATGAGACAAATTATTCTTCGAATTAGGATCAGTTGGCGCTTGAGCAGCGTATTTCTAAACTTAATTCATTGTTAAATTCatacaaacatgttcaaaaaaatgtcaaatgaaatgAATCCACGTCTGTAGCCCACAACATCGCTAAAATTAATCGCCCGTTTGTTGAAGGGGAACTTTTTACACGAATGTATGCTGCAAGTTTTGAAAGTCATTCTTCCTGGTATGAAAAGTAAATTATCCAGCATCAATCTTTCTAACAACACAATTATGAAACCTAACAAATCAAAACTGCGGGCCAGACTAACAGATGATCACTTGAATGCGTTATCACGAATACAATGTACCAAATTGGAGCCATGTTTTGAACATCTGTTTTCGAGCCAACCCTGATTACACAACTAAGttggcattttgttttttttatatttatatacattaggatgttttttgtgtaaaaaaatgtatatgccagatgagcaagtaacttcattagtcactatcagttgaaTATTCCTTCTTGAAAGTTGTGCTTGTTATTCCTCGGATATTCAATCACCtaactattataattattgatttttttacataacaaactgcgatgctaggtgtatctaaaatcaagcttgcAGCCTACTTTAGTAccgatttttcaaaatttttcccAGGCTGcttgagcgcgccctgaaccccagcagTACCATCGAATCATTTTTGCCACTCCCTTTTCTGGCCTGCGAATGTCCTTCTGCtcaaattttggcccgcggccaatcaactttgggaacccctgatttgAGGGATACAATACAATTGACTGAAAAGGGTATTTCCCTTTAAGATTCTCCTTTATAGAGTCAAATATGAAACGATAAATTGTAACTTGGTACTTGTACTTACTCATAAGCTTTTTTGGTATCActatttctttccaatttttattcTAGACTCGACATCTTCAAAAAAGAAACCGGATGGACCTGAATTCAACTATTTTGATGATTATTGTCTCCTGCAACTCTTCAAAGGAATCTGCATGAATTTCAATGGACAACCATTGCAGGCTGAATTGTGCTTTACAGATGTCAGGGAGAAGTATGTGTTTTATCTGACTGATACAGatagatatttttaaaaatagttttttacTGGAAATGACTTAGCTGAGGTATTTGTTCTTCGAACTCTGCAATCTTAAGCTTCGAGGTTATGATAGGTATAGGACAGACTCATGTCTGCTATCTTATGTAGGATGTAATAGAATAGGTTACAGCAGAGGttggcaaacttttgtcg encodes:
- the LOC120337286 gene encoding tetratricopeptide repeat protein 39B-like; the encoded protein is MAETEYENYREEEGSDDEFADALFDLKIRPDAEDSEIQHDISEVTAALHYFLNNEFVKAKDIVGKGFGKTMYHSLGTVTVQFLEAFMTFDSKDIADTLNSTKEANSVLQKSRRKENISTTIGKALGITNTAELTEEELHSELITAECLFFRSALTFIQDENMISFIKGALKIRQCYQIYNYCHKILGKLNWKEDEMLRHFAGGVFLGCGAFNVFMSVLPPRIITLLEWVGFTCDKKLGFQQLMSAYEEDNLRSSLGALYLLTYHLFIAQITVAHDEDLEVAERILDVMLKQYPSGVYFLMFKGRLEEIKGNFTEASTWLVKSSSTQQEWKQLSHLCYWELMWCHSFKLEWEEARKYANLLRKESKWSPAIYTYLCAIFLYMQDDKSEEKKKEIDDFMRQVPDLKQRIAGKSFPMEKFVARKSRKYFEQGKRLVMPAQEMLFVWNGMAMLEGNPECNKKHLAVVHEEREKLDKLKAEQEKKDKENDSTSSKKKPDGPEFNYFDDYCLLQLFKGICMNFNGQPLQAELCFTDVRENHKGIKKDHYMTPFALIELVWMLMKQQRYDEARATIKSVKQDYKHYSHESKLHFRMHSAQTRLNILTGEDNTKSKGMNSNKKSSQASLNSTTSSNGVKF